The Pseudomonas sp. LFM046 region TATTCTGCGGCTCGGCCCTTTGGTGGCTGGCCCTGAGCCTGGGCGTGGCCGCCGTCCGCCACCGCCTTGAGCCGGGGACGATGATCTGGATCGACCGCTTCGCAGGCGTCTTCCTGCTGGGCTTCGCCGCCTGGCAGCTGGTGCGGGTAGCCGGTAGCTGACCGCGATTTCCGGGTTACCGACTCCGCTTGAAAGCGGGGCCCGAGCACAGATTTCGCCCCATTTCGATGCGCCCGAATGGGTAGCCCGGTGCCAGCCCCGTTACGCTCGGTAATCCCCCACTCCCGCACTACGCTCGATCAACCCGTCAAAATCGACACATATCGGCCTTAAAGCTTATATGGCGCGGCAATTGCTTACATATATGCGACCTGAGCAGATAGTTATCGGCTTGGGGCCGACAAAAGCCCTCCTCATCAAAGGTTGCCGCAATTGATCAAGCACACATTCCCCCGCCTCCTCGGCGCCGCCTTGTGTGGCGTGCTCGCCACCAGCGCCATGGCCGAAGAACGCACCCTGCGCGTGTACAACTGGTTCGACTACATCACCCCGCAGACGCTGGAGAACTTCAAGAAAGAGAACGGCGCCAAGCTGATCTACGACATCTTCGACACCAACGAAGCCCTGGAAGCCAAGCTGCTCACCGGCAACTCCGGCTACGACGTGGTGGTGCCGTCCAACGTCTTCCTCGCCAAGCAGATCCAGGCGGACGTGTTCCAGCCGCTGGACCGTAGCAAGCTGCCCAACTGGAACCACCTGGACCCGCAGCTGATGAAGCTGATCGAGGCCAACGACCCGGGCAACCGCTTCGCCGTGCCCTACATGTATGGAACCGTGCTGATCGGCTTCAACCCGGCCAAGGTCAAGGCGGCCCTGGGAGAGAACGCCCCGGTGGACAGCTGGGACCTGATCTTCAAGGAAGAGAACATCTCCAAGCTCAAGCAATGCGGCGTGGCCCTGCTGGATTCGCCGTCGGAGATCATGCCCATCGCCCTGCACTACCTCGGCCTGCCGCCCAACAGCAACCAGCCCAAGGACTATGAAAAGGCCGGCGAACTGCTGCAGAAGATCCGCCCCAACGTCGCCTACTTCCACTCCTCCAAGTACATGGCCGATATCGCCAACGGCGACATCTGCGTGGCGGTCGGCTACTCCGGCAGCTTCTCCCAGGCGGCGAACCGCGCGAAGGAAGCCGGGAACGGCGTTGTGGTCGACATGCGCCTGCCCAAGGAAGGCGCGCCCGTGTGGTTCGACATGCTGGCCATCCCGAAAGGCGCGAAGAACGCCGAAGACGCCCACGCCTTCATCAACTACCTGCTGCAACCCCAGGTGATCGCCCCGGTCAGCGACTTCGTCGGCTACCCCAACCCGAACAAGGACGCCACCGCCCTGGTCAGCCCGGACATCCGCAACAACCCCAACCTCTACCCCACCGCCGAAGCCCAGGCCACGCTCTTCACCCTGAGCCCCCTGCAGCGCACCGCCGAGCGCGCCCGCACCCGCGCCTGGACGAAGCTGAAGTCGGGAACCTGATCGCCCTGCGCTGAACCGCTCTACCCATCCTGCTGGCCTCCCCTGCTGCCAACTCCGCCAGGCCAGCACCGCAGGATGGGTCGGGCGACGTTCCGCAAGCCTGCGAAACCCATCTACCGAGGCTGATGGGTTTCGCTCCGCTCTACCCATCCTACTTGCATCCCCTGCCGGGCCAGCCCGCAGCTGGCCAGCCAAATTACCCCCTCCTCCGTCAGACGCGGCACAAGCACGCGCGCGACTATGCTTTCTGGCGGGTCTCCGACCGCTGGCAGCCAGCCACAACTAATGGCACAGGCACACAAGGGGTTGGCACGGACAACAAGCTCCATGCCGCAGTCCGGCGGCAGACTAGGACTGCAGATTTCTGCCCGCACCCGCGATCCATTCCAATAATTCAGGGAGCCGCCCCTATGCGAATAACCAGGATCCTCGCCCAATCAACGCTGGCCCTGGGCGTCTCGCTCATCGGCCTCGGTCACGCCAGTGCCGAGCTGCCGGCCGATAAAGGCATCGGCCAGACCACCTTGCCCTTCCCGCCGGAACCGCACCGTGCCTATGTCGTCGACGTGGAGTTCGAGAACTTCGTCGCCGGCCGCGTGACCGTGGTCGATCCGGAGCAGAAGAAGGTGCTCGGCATGGTGCCCACCGGCTTCGCCGCGCCCTCTACCCTGAGCCGCGACGGCAAGACGCTGTTCACCGCCGACCTGTTCTACTCCCGTGGCACCCGCGGTACCCGCACCGACGTGCTGACCGCCTGGGACACCAGCACTCTGTCTCCCTCCTATGAAGTGCTGATCCCCACCAAGCGCGCCGAAACCCTGACCCAGCGCTACGCCCTGGGCACCAGCTCGGATGACCGCTTCGTCTACGTCTACAACTTCACCCCGTCCACCTCGGTAACCGTGGTCGACACCAAGGCCAAGGCCGTTACCGCCGAACTCGCCATCCCCGGATGCGTGCTCAACTACCCGGTCGGCAAGCGCGCCTTCGCCTCCCTCTGCGGCGACGGCAGCGTGCAACTGGTGACGCTGAACGACGAAGGCAAGGAAATCGCCCGTACCCACACCGCCTTCTTCGACCCCAACGCCGAGAAGCTGGTAGAGCGCGCCTACAACGTGGGTGACACCTACTACTTCGTCACCACCACCGGCACCGTGCGCGGCGTGGACTTCTCCGGCAAGCAGCCGAAGGTCCTCGAAGCCTGGGAACTGGTGAGCGACGCCGCCGAGAAGAAGGCCGGCTGGGCCCCTGGCGGCTGGCAGCTGATCACCGTGGCGCCGAAGCTGAACCGTCTCTATGTGCTGATGCACGACGCCCACGAGCCGATGAAGTGGGAAGACCCGAGCCCCATCGTCTGGGTCTACGACCTCAAGACCCACAAGCGCATCGGCACCCTGGAAGCGCCGAACCCGATCTGGAGCCTGCACGCCACCAAGGATGACAAGCCCCTGCTGCTGGGCACCAACATCGCCGGCGGCCTGGAAGTCTTCGACCTGACCAGCGGCAAGCACACCGGGACCATGGAGCACGTTGCCAAGACGCCGATCCAGGTCCTCAGCCACTGACGAGGTGCAGCCATGCAACCTGATCCCATCTTCGTCATCGCCGCCGCCCTCGCGGTTGCGGTGATCCTGGCCAGCGCGGCGACCCACAAGCTGCGTGCGCCAGCGCGCTTCGCCAACCAGGTGGAGGACTACCAACTGCTGCCGCGTGGTCTGGTGCGTCCGGTATCGCGGGTACTGCCCTTAGTCGAAGTGGCCGTGGCCTTCGCCCTGCTCGTGCCCGCCAGCCGTCACGTTGCCGCCCTGGCTGCGGCCGCGCTGCTGGCCGGCTACGCGCTGGCCATCTCCATCAACCTGTGGCGCGGCCGCCGCGACATCGACTGCGGTTGCGCAGGGCCCGAACAGGCCCAGCCGATCCGCCCGGTGCTGCTGGCCCGCAACGCCGTACTCGTGAGCCTGGCGCTGGTCGCCAGCCTCGCCCCCCACAGCCGCGACCTGGGCGTGTTCGACAGCTTCGTCGTGATCGCCTCCGCTGCCGTG contains the following coding sequences:
- a CDS encoding polyamine ABC transporter substrate-binding protein, with translation MAEERTLRVYNWFDYITPQTLENFKKENGAKLIYDIFDTNEALEAKLLTGNSGYDVVVPSNVFLAKQIQADVFQPLDRSKLPNWNHLDPQLMKLIEANDPGNRFAVPYMYGTVLIGFNPAKVKAALGENAPVDSWDLIFKEENISKLKQCGVALLDSPSEIMPIALHYLGLPPNSNQPKDYEKAGELLQKIRPNVAYFHSSKYMADIANGDICVAVGYSGSFSQAANRAKEAGNGVVVDMRLPKEGAPVWFDMLAIPKGAKNAEDAHAFINYLLQPQVIAPVSDFVGYPNPNKDATALVSPDIRNNPNLYPTAEAQATLFTLSPLQRTAERARTRAWTKLKSGT
- a CDS encoding MauE/DoxX family redox-associated membrane protein, whose protein sequence is MQPDPIFVIAAALAVAVILASAATHKLRAPARFANQVEDYQLLPRGLVRPVSRVLPLVEVAVAFALLVPASRHVAALAAAALLAGYALAISINLWRGRRDIDCGCAGPEQAQPIRPVLLARNAVLVSLALVASLAPHSRDLGVFDSFVVIASAAVALLIYAAADGLMANSPRLLKLIGR
- a CDS encoding amine dehydrogenase large subunit; translated protein: MRITRILAQSTLALGVSLIGLGHASAELPADKGIGQTTLPFPPEPHRAYVVDVEFENFVAGRVTVVDPEQKKVLGMVPTGFAAPSTLSRDGKTLFTADLFYSRGTRGTRTDVLTAWDTSTLSPSYEVLIPTKRAETLTQRYALGTSSDDRFVYVYNFTPSTSVTVVDTKAKAVTAELAIPGCVLNYPVGKRAFASLCGDGSVQLVTLNDEGKEIARTHTAFFDPNAEKLVERAYNVGDTYYFVTTTGTVRGVDFSGKQPKVLEAWELVSDAAEKKAGWAPGGWQLITVAPKLNRLYVLMHDAHEPMKWEDPSPIVWVYDLKTHKRIGTLEAPNPIWSLHATKDDKPLLLGTNIAGGLEVFDLTSGKHTGTMEHVAKTPIQVLSH